The window ATAAAACCGAGTTTTTAAAACGGGAAGAAAAACGGAACCGCTATCATCATGACAACAAACATCACAACCTGTAGTGGTAAACCGACCTTCACGAAGTCCATAAATTTATAACCCCCTGCAGTCATAACAAGTGCATTGGTTGGCGAGGCAATCGGTGTAGCAAAAGCCATACTAGCAGCTACCGCTACACCAATCATAAATGTTGTAGGATTTGCATCCATGGCTATCGCTGCATTCATGGCAATCGGCGCAAACAGTACAGCTGTTGCTGTATTACTAATAAACTGACCAAAAACAACTGTTAAGATATAAATTCCAATAAGCACTCCATAAGCGCCATAGCTACCCAACATATCAATAATTCCATTTGATAAAATGACCATACCGCCTGTTTTTTCTAAAGCCGTGGCCATTGGTAGCATCGCTGCAACGAGGACAATACTTTCAAAATTCATATTGCTGTATGCATCTTCCATATTACGAAGACAACCTGTTAGAATCATTAGCACTGCACCAATCATCACAGAAATAACAGCCGGAAAAACTTCAAAAGCCATCAATATTATCATTAGAAGCATTATCGCACCTGCAATACCTGCTTTCCCAGTGGCTGCCGCTACACTCGCATGCTCTTTAGGCTGACCAACTACAACGACATCCTGCGTTTCCCTTGCGAGCAGCACGATTTCATCCCATGCCCCCTGGACGAGAATGGCATCACCGAATTTCAACTTATGTGAAACCATATCCTGGAGCTTATAGCCGCCTCTACGATTAATGCCAATAATATTAAGATTGTATTTTTCACGGAAGCCCAATGAGCTGACTGTCTCATTAGTAAAACTAGAGTTTGGCGTTAGTAGTACCTCTGCAATTCCAAGATGCTTCGATACCAATTCATCAGCCTCTCCCTCAAGTAGCTCTTGCATTTCTAAACCATAATCCGTAGCCAAGCGACGAATGTCCTCTTCCTCACCTTGCACATAAAGCTCATCAGTTGCATGTATAACGCTTGTTGGACCAGCCATTTCC of the Lysinibacillus fusiformis genome contains:
- a CDS encoding SLC13 family permease, producing the protein MDLQLTLTFIILGITIFAFMTNRVRADLVAIVSLLAFIITDILTPAEALAGFSNSVVLMIAGLFVVGAGILRTGLAGMAGQLLLKWSGDSELKLFVLLLVIVGSVGAFMSNTGTVALMMPIVVSIAISMKESPSKFLLPLSYVASLSGLMTLIASPPNLIVSQLLVDRGYNKLGFFEVTPIGMVGMIVGIIYLVLVRNVLLPNEQNRAQTNAGYKLSPKKIIKQYDLNNRLFKIYVPEDSTIIGMSLAELKLPAKYALCMMKIHRKSQEGINLLPMTYQEMAGPTSVIHATDELYVQGEEEDIRRLATDYGLEMQELLEGEADELVSKHLGIAEVLLTPNSSFTNETVSSLGFREKYNLNIIGINRRGGYKLQDMVSHKLKFGDAILVQGAWDEIVLLARETQDVVVVGQPKEHASVAAATGKAGIAGAIMLLMIILMAFEVFPAVISVMIGAVLMILTGCLRNMEDAYSNMNFESIVLVAAMLPMATALEKTGGMVILSNGIIDMLGSYGAYGVLIGIYILTVVFGQFISNTATAVLFAPIAMNAAIAMDANPTTFMIGVAVAASMAFATPIASPTNALVMTAGGYKFMDFVKVGLPLQVVMFVVMMIAVPFFFPF